The following proteins come from a genomic window of Novosphingobium sp. P6W:
- a CDS encoding response regulator transcription factor encodes MARPAIEQVSLHAGEEGRRVRIAILEDDLALAGLVEMTLTEAGHFCEVFGEGHLLTRALHRETYDVLILDWNVPGISGIGILEWVKANLDLAPPALMLTSRSAEEDIVEGLSAGADDYVIKPVAPSVLKARVNALARRAYPAALLGMEVFGSYRFDTRAETIECGGELIALTAKEFALALLLFRNLHRALSRAYIFEAVWGRNPDLPTRTLDVHISNVRTKLNIRPDNGFKLVPIYAYGYRLETLTS; translated from the coding sequence ATGGCACGCCCTGCTATTGAACAAGTGAGCCTGCATGCGGGCGAAGAAGGACGGCGCGTGCGGATAGCGATACTCGAGGACGATTTGGCCCTGGCGGGCCTGGTGGAAATGACGCTTACCGAAGCGGGACATTTTTGTGAGGTGTTCGGCGAAGGCCATCTGCTTACCCGTGCACTGCACAGGGAGACTTACGATGTCCTTATACTCGACTGGAACGTGCCCGGTATTTCAGGAATTGGCATTCTCGAATGGGTGAAGGCGAACCTCGACCTGGCGCCGCCTGCGCTGATGCTGACCAGCCGCTCCGCCGAAGAGGACATCGTCGAGGGGCTTTCCGCCGGCGCGGATGATTATGTCATCAAACCGGTTGCGCCCTCCGTTCTCAAGGCGCGCGTGAACGCACTGGCGCGCCGTGCCTATCCGGCAGCGTTGCTGGGCATGGAAGTATTCGGGTCTTACCGGTTCGACACGCGCGCCGAAACCATCGAATGCGGCGGCGAGCTTATCGCGCTTACCGCGAAGGAATTTGCCCTGGCGCTGCTGCTGTTCCGCAACCTGCATCGCGCCTTGTCACGCGCGTACATCTTCGAAGCTGTATGGGGCCGCAACCCGGACCTGCCGACCAGAACGCTGGACGTTCACATCTCCAACGTCAGAACCAAGCTGAATATTCGCCCAGACAACGGGTTCAAGCTGGTCCCTATTTATGCCTATGGATATCGTCTTGAAACACTCACCTCTTAG
- a CDS encoding CehA/McbA family metallohydrolase: protein MPKILTIALGAASFAALFWMTSMPITAKAAPAAALASDEVVMSGTFSDKDAGRYLELPFEVPAGVTKMSVDVDWEGRGKGVYLVLGLYDPERSRGWGGLGKPSFVVAEGFATPSYQQGPLVPGTWKLSIAVASIRPGMTAPYTVKVHFDRGAAAQEITLGAVKQGAGWYRGDFHTHTGHSDGQCMTRSGAKPVPCPVYFTLKAAADNHLDFVSVTDHNVTSHISELNELAPWFDGLLVIPGREMTTQFGHSNFIGLADFAEFRVGMPPVTDINTMFDQARGTGALISINHPAIPTDENCIGCGWSAPGTDFSKVNAIEVANGGRAAEHGGAFDDGKGSGTAWWEALLDKGFHLTAIGGSDNHDAIDGNAKTSPVGAQAPVGTPATVVYASDLSQAAILAGVRSGRVLIDTEGSHPDRMLDIAANLPGQPAVVMGGTLQRTKRGPIKVAVHVKGMAQHKVDLIVDGQPLDKLPQGGRLASADETVTVTLPGRAAVHWIRADVRAEGGRRVLIGNPIYVK from the coding sequence ATGCCCAAGATCCTGACCATCGCGCTGGGCGCCGCCTCCTTCGCGGCGCTATTCTGGATGACCTCGATGCCGATCACGGCGAAAGCGGCCCCGGCGGCGGCGCTCGCCAGTGACGAGGTCGTCATGAGCGGAACCTTCTCCGACAAGGACGCGGGTCGCTATCTGGAACTGCCGTTCGAGGTTCCCGCTGGAGTCACCAAAATGAGCGTCGACGTCGACTGGGAAGGGCGGGGCAAGGGCGTCTACCTCGTCCTGGGCCTCTACGATCCTGAGCGTTCGCGCGGCTGGGGCGGCCTTGGCAAGCCCAGCTTCGTCGTGGCGGAAGGCTTTGCCACGCCCTCCTACCAGCAGGGCCCGCTGGTCCCCGGCACGTGGAAGCTGAGCATCGCCGTCGCCAGCATCCGTCCCGGAATGACTGCGCCTTACACGGTGAAGGTCCACTTCGATCGCGGCGCGGCAGCGCAGGAGATCACCTTAGGCGCGGTAAAACAGGGCGCAGGCTGGTATCGCGGCGATTTTCACACCCACACCGGCCACAGCGACGGCCAGTGCATGACCCGAAGCGGCGCCAAGCCTGTGCCGTGCCCGGTATACTTCACGCTCAAGGCGGCAGCGGACAACCACCTCGATTTCGTTTCGGTAACAGACCACAACGTCACCTCCCACATAAGTGAACTGAACGAACTGGCCCCCTGGTTCGATGGCCTGCTGGTCATTCCGGGCCGCGAGATGACGACGCAGTTCGGTCATTCAAACTTCATCGGCCTTGCCGATTTCGCCGAGTTCCGTGTGGGCATGCCGCCCGTCACCGATATCAACACGATGTTCGACCAGGCGCGCGGCACCGGCGCCCTCATCTCGATAAACCACCCGGCAATCCCCACTGACGAGAACTGCATAGGCTGCGGGTGGTCCGCGCCCGGCACGGACTTTTCCAAGGTCAACGCGATCGAAGTCGCCAACGGCGGCCGCGCGGCGGAACACGGCGGTGCCTTCGATGACGGCAAGGGATCGGGCACAGCGTGGTGGGAAGCGCTGCTCGACAAGGGCTTCCACCTGACCGCGATCGGCGGCAGCGACAACCATGACGCGATCGACGGAAATGCGAAAACCTCACCAGTAGGCGCGCAGGCCCCGGTCGGCACCCCGGCCACGGTCGTCTACGCCAGCGACCTTTCCCAGGCAGCTATCCTTGCAGGCGTGCGTTCGGGCCGGGTCTTAATCGATACCGAGGGCTCCCACCCCGATCGTATGCTGGATATTGCGGCGAACCTTCCCGGCCAACCCGCAGTGGTTATGGGAGGCACCCTGCAGCGCACGAAGCGCGGCCCCATCAAGGTCGCAGTTCACGTGAAGGGCATGGCGCAGCACAAGGTTGATCTTATCGTCGACGGCCAGCCTCTGGATAAACTGCCCCAGGGCGGCCGCCTTGCTTCGGCCGACGAGACCGTCACCGTCACGCTCCCTGGCCGAGCTGCGGTCCACTGGATTCGCGCGGACGTTCGCGCCGAAGGCGGGCGGCGCGTTCTGATCGGCAACCCGATCTACGTAAAATGA
- a CDS encoding GGDEF domain-containing protein, with product MASRAMSAIFMQDSISGSMASDLIAGAETVIQEYFDLATRGRPLPDRHFSANGRHYQVTFHAAADRNGDVSEILLIVMDVTRRAQVEHLLRESRRRLIATARRDHLTGLLNRRGLDSVLHRELRRSRRAGKSLSLIAIDIDWFKDYNDSLGHPQGDACLYSVAQTLIGCLRRAGDEACRYGGEEFVLVLPDADIGGAATVAANCQRAIDELDIAHPGSPFGRVTMSFGIAEAAHGAGEASVALDAVSLLAQADSALYRAKRNGRNRIEFAQGG from the coding sequence ATGGCCAGCCGGGCGATGTCCGCGATATTCATGCAGGATTCTATTTCCGGCAGCATGGCGAGTGACCTGATTGCCGGCGCAGAGACGGTGATCCAGGAATATTTCGATCTTGCCACGCGTGGGCGGCCACTGCCGGATCGTCATTTCTCCGCAAATGGCCGACATTATCAGGTGACCTTCCACGCCGCAGCGGACCGAAACGGCGACGTTTCCGAAATTCTGCTGATAGTGATGGACGTGACCCGGCGCGCGCAGGTCGAGCACCTGCTGCGAGAATCACGCCGCCGCCTGATTGCCACGGCCCGGCGCGATCACCTGACGGGCCTGCTCAACCGGCGCGGTCTGGATAGCGTGCTTCACCGCGAACTGCGTCGGTCCAGACGGGCAGGCAAATCGCTGTCCCTGATCGCGATCGATATCGACTGGTTCAAGGACTACAACGACAGCCTGGGCCACCCTCAGGGGGATGCATGCCTGTATTCCGTCGCGCAAACCCTCATCGGATGCCTGCGACGAGCTGGCGACGAAGCGTGCCGATATGGAGGGGAGGAGTTCGTCCTCGTGCTTCCAGACGCTGACATCGGCGGCGCTGCCACAGTCGCCGCGAATTGCCAACGGGCCATTGATGAACTTGACATCGCGCATCCGGGCAGCCCGTTCGGCCGTGTGACGATGAGCTTCGGGATCGCCGAGGCCGCTCACGGCGCCGGGGAAGCCTCAGTTGCGCTCGATGCCGTATCTCTCCTCGCTCAAGCCGACAGCGCTTTGTACCGGGCCAAGCGCAATGGCCGTAACCGCATCGAATTTGCCCAAGGCGGCTGA
- a CDS encoding Ca2+-dependent phosphoinositide-specific phospholipase C gives MKGLWVPGLLLLGMAGPALAGEEGADSTLRLDQVQQIGSHNSYRPLPSPAAQTRIETLAADHAEELAYGHPPLEAQLALGIRQIELDVAADPTGGLYAAPYHLSSEPIRKAMMAPGAKVLHFPQIETESHCLTFRVCLRRLRQWSDGHPGHAPVTVLVNASDFPPIAGFWAYDAKFDAAALDALDADIREIMGADRLIVPDDVRGKHASLREAVLAHAWPRIKDVKGRFLFVLDGNERHEAIYREGNPSLRGRMMFGFYDEGEPEAAVFNIQDPRGAEEQRIRRLVKLGFLVRTRADADTHEARAKDHTRLGAALASGAQFISTDYYDGVPDPLGLGFRQSIAGKLRRCDPLTATCPPRN, from the coding sequence ATGAAGGGTCTTTGGGTTCCCGGTCTGCTCCTCCTCGGCATGGCGGGTCCCGCCCTTGCCGGGGAAGAGGGCGCGGACAGCACCCTGCGGCTGGATCAGGTGCAACAGATCGGATCGCACAACAGCTACCGGCCGCTGCCGTCGCCCGCTGCGCAGACCCGCATCGAAACGCTGGCGGCCGATCATGCAGAGGAACTGGCCTATGGTCACCCTCCGCTGGAGGCGCAGCTGGCGCTGGGCATCCGGCAGATCGAACTCGACGTCGCGGCGGACCCTACCGGGGGGCTTTATGCGGCGCCCTATCATCTTTCGTCGGAGCCGATCCGCAAGGCGATGATGGCGCCCGGCGCGAAAGTTCTGCATTTCCCGCAAATTGAGACCGAAAGCCACTGCCTGACCTTTCGGGTGTGCCTGAGGCGGCTGCGCCAGTGGTCGGACGGGCACCCCGGCCATGCGCCGGTAACGGTGCTGGTGAACGCCAGCGACTTCCCGCCGATCGCCGGTTTCTGGGCGTATGACGCGAAGTTCGACGCCGCCGCACTGGATGCGCTCGATGCAGATATCCGCGAGATCATGGGCGCAGACCGCCTGATTGTTCCCGACGACGTACGCGGCAAGCATGCCAGCCTTCGTGAAGCGGTGCTGGCTCATGCATGGCCGCGTATCAAGGATGTTAAGGGCCGCTTCCTTTTCGTGCTGGACGGGAATGAACGTCACGAAGCGATCTACCGCGAAGGCAATCCTTCCCTGCGCGGACGAATGATGTTCGGTTTCTACGACGAGGGCGAACCCGAAGCGGCGGTGTTCAACATCCAGGACCCGCGCGGCGCCGAAGAACAACGCATCCGCCGCCTCGTCAAGCTGGGCTTCCTGGTGCGCACCCGCGCCGACGCCGACACCCATGAGGCCCGCGCGAAGGATCACACCCGGCTCGGCGCGGCGCTGGCCTCAGGCGCGCAGTTCATTTCCACCGACTACTACGACGGCGTGCCCGATCCGCTTGGGCTGGGCTTTCGCCAGTCCATCGCGGGCAAACTGCGCCGCTGCGATCCGCTTACCGCCACTTGTCCGCCCCGGAACTGA
- a CDS encoding CHASE2 domain-containing protein has translation MILRRGLKLRTQWWLIAIVTSLLVAGMTMDRTMMRIDNLIYDHLLQASFSASSPPTSKPVLLVEIDDESIRRLGRWPWSRATHAALIDRLSAGRPKAIAYDVLFTEAGDPNDDRLLGQSAAGSPIFFPMLPAVTAKEGSAAAALMPIDPVRAAAAGVGYATIDPDADGVVRSATTMAGAQGQWHHLMGLVAGFAAGREVTDARARLIPFSGGQGRWPEVSAASVLAGEVPPELLQDKIILVGATASGLGSRYPTPTGSVMSGLEIEAYLLQGMRDGAMIRPAGLWPCLALALLPLWALMVLLGPVRRLPALANFALCAAFVLGSCVAALMLWRLWLPPGAALTGLAIAYPLWGWRQLAVIEQFMRAQLERLDHEPSLVPQAEPSRRERGVAYTIRLLRAAITRDREMRHFLTDRLDQLPDATLVLDLQGRIVMANAAAHTLFASIGGPIDGTASAAALLQRFRQTGSGDAVPFPPSGEGSAMCEVQVEQARFFLIGMAAQTSTEGARVGWVIRFVDISEAKSAQRQRDDFVQLLTHDMRSPQASILAVLETASPDRISAQDSVAIRHYAESTLRLADEFVQLARAENLEYALEEVELGDMLMDAIDDLWPQSKAKSIDIVTRGDEPLLVMGERSLLTRALGNVIGNAIKYSPQGTTITCALHGETRRDGTSWAHCAITDQGPGMDADLRMTIFERFRRGPVGLGPKTSGAGLGLSFVHTVVLRHHGEIECESEPGRGTTFTFSLPGTTECERIRAQVS, from the coding sequence GTGATCCTGCGCCGCGGGCTGAAGCTGCGGACGCAGTGGTGGCTGATCGCCATCGTCACCAGCCTGCTGGTGGCGGGGATGACGATGGACCGCACGATGATGCGCATCGACAATCTCATCTACGACCATCTGCTTCAGGCCAGCTTTTCGGCGTCATCGCCCCCAACGTCCAAGCCCGTCCTGCTGGTCGAGATCGACGATGAAAGTATTCGGCGGCTTGGGCGCTGGCCCTGGAGCCGGGCCACGCATGCTGCGCTTATCGACCGGTTGAGCGCTGGCCGGCCCAAGGCGATAGCCTACGATGTCCTGTTCACCGAAGCGGGTGATCCCAATGACGACCGGCTGCTGGGTCAGTCCGCAGCGGGTAGCCCGATTTTCTTCCCGATGCTGCCGGCAGTAACCGCGAAGGAGGGCTCCGCAGCCGCTGCGCTCATGCCGATCGACCCCGTTCGCGCGGCGGCGGCCGGGGTGGGATACGCCACCATCGATCCCGACGCGGACGGTGTCGTGCGGTCTGCCACAACCATGGCGGGGGCGCAGGGACAATGGCACCACCTGATGGGGCTGGTGGCAGGGTTTGCCGCTGGCCGCGAAGTCACCGATGCACGGGCGCGGCTGATCCCGTTCAGCGGCGGGCAGGGGCGCTGGCCGGAAGTTTCCGCCGCTTCGGTGCTGGCCGGCGAAGTCCCGCCTGAGCTGCTTCAGGACAAGATCATCCTGGTCGGTGCGACGGCTTCGGGTTTGGGGAGCCGCTACCCCACTCCGACAGGCAGCGTGATGTCGGGCCTGGAAATCGAGGCTTACCTGCTTCAGGGGATGCGGGACGGCGCAATGATACGCCCGGCAGGCCTATGGCCCTGTCTGGCACTTGCGCTCTTGCCGCTATGGGCCTTGATGGTCTTGCTGGGTCCGGTAAGGCGTCTTCCCGCGCTGGCCAACTTCGCCCTGTGCGCGGCCTTCGTCCTCGGTTCCTGCGTGGCTGCACTGATGTTATGGCGGCTGTGGCTTCCGCCCGGCGCGGCCCTGACCGGGCTTGCCATCGCCTATCCTTTGTGGGGCTGGCGGCAATTGGCGGTGATCGAACAGTTCATGCGTGCCCAGTTGGAGCGACTCGATCACGAACCCTCGCTGGTTCCGCAGGCTGAACCGTCCCGCCGGGAGCGGGGAGTCGCCTACACCATCCGCCTCCTGCGTGCGGCCATCACCCGCGACCGCGAGATGCGCCATTTTCTGACCGACAGGCTCGACCAGTTACCGGATGCGACGCTGGTGCTGGACCTGCAGGGCCGCATCGTCATGGCCAATGCCGCCGCACACACTCTGTTCGCCTCGATCGGCGGACCGATTGACGGCACCGCAAGCGCGGCGGCACTGTTGCAACGTTTTCGTCAGACCGGCAGCGGCGATGCCGTTCCTTTCCCTCCCAGCGGCGAAGGTTCGGCGATGTGCGAGGTTCAGGTCGAACAGGCCCGGTTTTTCCTTATCGGCATGGCTGCGCAGACATCGACCGAAGGCGCCCGCGTTGGATGGGTGATCCGGTTTGTCGACATCAGCGAAGCGAAGTCCGCGCAGCGCCAACGTGATGATTTCGTACAGCTTCTCACTCATGACATGCGCTCGCCTCAGGCGTCTATCCTTGCTGTGCTGGAAACCGCTTCTCCCGACCGGATATCTGCTCAGGACTCAGTGGCGATTCGCCACTATGCCGAGAGCACGCTGCGACTAGCGGACGAATTCGTCCAGCTCGCGCGAGCCGAGAACCTCGAGTATGCGCTGGAGGAAGTCGAATTGGGCGACATGTTGATGGACGCGATCGACGATTTGTGGCCGCAGTCGAAAGCAAAATCCATCGACATCGTGACGCGCGGCGATGAACCGCTGCTGGTGATGGGCGAACGCTCGCTGTTGACCCGCGCTCTGGGCAACGTGATCGGCAATGCGATCAAGTACAGTCCGCAAGGCACGACGATCACATGTGCGCTGCACGGCGAAACGCGCCGCGATGGAACGAGCTGGGCGCACTGCGCGATCACCGATCAGGGCCCCGGAATGGACGCGGACCTGCGGATGACGATCTTCGAGCGTTTTCGCCGCGGCCCCGTAGGACTTGGTCCGAAAACGAGCGGGGCGGGCCTGGGCCTCAGCTTCGTTCACACTGTAGTCTTGCGGCACCATGGTGAGATCGAATGCGAGAGCGAACCCGGCCGGGGTACTACGTTCACGTTCAGCCTGCCAGGCACTACGGAGTGCGAACGGATCAGGGCGCAGGTATCGTGA
- a CDS encoding FecR domain-containing protein — MAAGALILLATISGPAAIAETRAVQNPARQSSGKASGETVRYQVQRGDNLFRLATLYLIRPEDYRIVQRLNRVADPLRLPIGMILLFPRELLKHEPVRGAVHSYSGAVRIGGRPATVGMGVSEGTLIETGQKSFVTLKLPDDSSIALPSQSAVRVQRLRRAVLGNHLERLFEIERGRASATVTPMTDPLSDFRFATPGAITSVRGTRFRMSYDTKGGQATSEVLEGKVGFAAEAHDAQTLPAGFGTTSELPAPVALLDAPQLAGADGVQSGDDIRFALQPVPGAKAYRVQIGADAAFLSVLDETLTAAPEAHFGSLPDGTYFVRATAIDGNDLEGKPGITRFERRLDRIEMGLEVTPAGYSRQFRFWWQAHGAANPQFRFQLAKAGKEAKPMIEQGPLSGNDLIVIDLPPGSYRWRIMTSQIIGAQTVSQWSDYSDLRVESGW; from the coding sequence TTGGCCGCAGGAGCGCTGATCCTGCTGGCGACAATTTCGGGGCCTGCCGCAATCGCTGAAACCCGGGCTGTGCAGAACCCGGCGAGGCAGTCTTCCGGCAAGGCTTCCGGCGAGACGGTAAGGTATCAGGTCCAACGCGGTGACAACCTTTTCAGGCTGGCCACGCTCTACCTCATCCGGCCGGAAGATTATCGCATCGTACAGCGCCTGAACCGGGTGGCGGACCCTCTGCGCCTGCCGATTGGAATGATCCTTCTTTTCCCGCGCGAACTGTTGAAGCATGAGCCTGTTCGCGGGGCCGTGCACAGTTACAGCGGCGCGGTGCGGATCGGCGGCCGGCCCGCAACCGTGGGCATGGGCGTAAGCGAGGGAACCTTGATCGAGACGGGGCAAAAGTCCTTCGTCACGCTCAAGCTGCCGGACGATTCCAGCATTGCCCTGCCGTCGCAATCGGCGGTGCGTGTCCAGCGTCTGCGCCGTGCGGTGCTGGGCAACCACTTGGAGCGACTATTCGAAATCGAACGTGGCCGCGCCAGCGCCACGGTAACGCCGATGACCGATCCGCTCAGCGATTTTCGTTTTGCCACGCCCGGCGCCATCACGTCCGTGCGCGGAACCCGGTTCCGCATGAGTTACGACACCAAAGGCGGACAGGCCACCAGCGAGGTGCTTGAAGGCAAGGTAGGCTTTGCCGCAGAGGCACACGATGCGCAGACTTTGCCGGCGGGCTTCGGCACGACCAGCGAACTGCCCGCACCAGTGGCCCTGCTCGATGCGCCTCAGCTTGCAGGGGCGGATGGTGTGCAGAGCGGCGACGACATTCGTTTCGCCTTGCAGCCGGTGCCGGGCGCCAAGGCATACCGCGTGCAGATCGGCGCGGATGCTGCGTTTCTCTCGGTACTGGATGAGACGCTGACGGCCGCACCCGAAGCGCATTTCGGGTCCTTGCCCGATGGCACATACTTCGTTCGCGCGACCGCCATCGACGGGAACGATCTAGAAGGCAAACCCGGCATCACCCGGTTCGAACGGCGGCTGGACCGCATCGAGATGGGGCTTGAGGTCACGCCTGCCGGCTACTCCCGGCAGTTCCGGTTCTGGTGGCAGGCCCATGGTGCCGCCAATCCGCAGTTCCGCTTTCAGCTTGCGAAGGCGGGCAAGGAGGCCAAGCCCATGATCGAGCAGGGGCCGCTTTCCGGCAATGACCTGATCGTGATCGACCTGCCGCCCGGCAGCTACCGCTGGCGCATCATGACCAGCCAGATCATCGGCGCACAGACTGTATCCCAATGGTCGGATTACAGCGATTTGAGAGTTGAGAGCGGTTGGTGA